CTAACTTTCAATGGTTTGTAAGCATTGGCATCCTGTATTGCATGTCCAACCTCGTGAGCTGCCACTCCTATCGCTGCAATGCTTGGACTCGAGTAAACGCTCTCGGATAAACGCAGCACCTTAATCCTAGGATCGTAATGATCGGTTAACGACCCAGATATTCTCTCTATAGGAACGTTTGAAAGCCCAAAACGATCCAATAGCGCTCTCGCGGCTTCGTAGGCTCTTACTCCCTTTCGGGAATATACCTTCGAAAATTGATTGAAGGTACCCTGTACTTTTATTTGTGCCCATATCGCCAAAAGAAGCGCAGGTATCAGGATTATAAAAGTTGGATCGAAAAACAACGGGAAATACATTGTCGTTCACCTCCTCCGCGAACCGATTCTTCCTACCATATTATATATTATAAGGGAAAATATCATATACCACGCCTCGCTAATTACTCCTGTAAAATTTAGCCATCGTATCCACAACGTATTCTTGCTCCTCAGGCAATAATTCCGGATACATCGGCAAAGATAAACTGTTTTTGCTCAACGCTTCGGCTTGGGGAAAATCTCCCATTTTGTATCCCAAAAAGCTGAATGCCGGCTGCAAATGTAAGGGCAAAGGATAATAAACCCTTGTCCCAACCCCATTTTCTGTAAGATATTTCATCAACTCGTCCCTCTTGTCGCATCTGACCACATATTGATGAAATACGTGATATCCGTCAGTGTCTTCATAGGGACTTTTAACGAACTCTGAAATGCCATATGTATCGAACAATATTCGATATCGCTCCGCTATGATCCTGCGTTGTTTGTTCCACTCGTCAACATGAGGCAACCTGCACCTTAAAATAGCGGCTTGGATTGCATCTAAACGACTGTTCATGCCCAATTCCTCGTGAACATATTCACCGCATAAACCATGAACTCTTAACCTTCTAATCCTGTCTGCAAGGTAATCATCATTGGTAGTTACTAAACCGCCATCACCATATCCGCCCAGATTTTTCGTAGGATAAAAGGAAAAACACCCAAAGGTCCCAATGGTCCCACAATACCTGATATCGTCGTCTATCTTGCGCCATGCTCCAAAGGATTGCGCGCAATCTTCTATTAAATAAATCCTTTTATCGTGCAAAAGGCCCTCAATTTTCTCGACCTGAGCCATATGACCAAACAAATGAACCACTATAACCGCTTTCGTCTTAGGTGTAATATGATCGTATATTTTGTCGATATCTATGTTGTAGGTTACAGGATCGATATCGACAAAGACGGGCCTGGCACCAAGCCTGGAAACCACACTAGCAGTTGCAAAAAAAGTATAGGGTGTCGTAATAACTTCATCACCCTCTCCTATTCCCAAAGCCATAAGAGAAAGCAACAGGGCATCGGTACCGGAGGCACATCCCAGGGCATTGCTTACGCCCAGATAAGAGGCAACTTCTCTTTCAAAACCCTCAACCTCTTCTCCCAATATAAACCTTTGCGATTCTAATACTCTGTTAACAGCATCTTTCAGCTCATCCTTCAACATTTCATAATTTCTTTTTAAATCAAAGGCCGGCACATTCATAATGTATTTATTATCTCCTTCCCAATATGAAATTAAACCATCTTTTTCCCATATGAAAATAAGAAATTTGACGTATTGATCATATGTTCCTCCAT
The DNA window shown above is from Acetomicrobium thermoterrenum DSM 13490 and carries:
- a CDS encoding DegT/DnrJ/EryC1/StrS family aminotransferase → MMNVPAFDLKRNYEMLKDELKDAVNRVLESQRFILGEEVEGFEREVASYLGVSNALGCASGTDALLLSLMALGIGEGDEVITTPYTFFATASVVSRLGARPVFVDIDPVTYNIDIDKIYDHITPKTKAVIVVHLFGHMAQVEKIEGLLHDKRIYLIEDCAQSFGAWRKIDDDIRYCGTIGTFGCFSFYPTKNLGGYGDGGLVTTNDDYLADRIRRLRVHGLCGEYVHEELGMNSRLDAIQAAILRCRLPHVDEWNKQRRIIAERYRILFDTYGISEFVKSPYEDTDGYHVFHQYVVRCDKRDELMKYLTENGVGTRVYYPLPLHLQPAFSFLGYKMGDFPQAEALSKNSLSLPMYPELLPEEQEYVVDTMAKFYRSN
- a CDS encoding zinc metallopeptidase, translated to MYFPLFFDPTFIILIPALLLAIWAQIKVQGTFNQFSKVYSRKGVRAYEAARALLDRFGLSNVPIERISGSLTDHYDPRIKVLRLSESVYSSPSIAAIGVAAHEVGHAIQDANAYKPLKVRNAIVPVANLGTGLAFPLFFIGLLFRAPVLMDIGILFFVAVIIFHLVTLPVEFDASARALRYLTDTGLLAQDEVGGARAVLNAAALTYVAATVMAMAQLLRLLAFRNMVDRR